Below is a window of bacterium DNA.
TAAAGTTTTCTCGGACATACGAATCCTATTGTAGGAGGGTCAAGATAACTTAAATGATTTGAAGCGACAATAAATCCTCCTTTTTTAGGAAAATTCTCTTTCCCTCTGATTTCAATTAAGAAAAAAACATTATAAACGAAAAATCCTATAAGTTTTGCAAGAAGATATAAAAAACTTCTCATTTAATTAATTTTTTAATATTTTCAAATCTTTTACTTTTTTTTAAAAATTCAAGGTCTTTATCTTTTTCTATATAACTCTTTCTATTAAATCCAAGAGAAATAGCTATTTTTAAATTCATAACCGCTTTCTCCATGTCTCCGAGTAATGAATAATCACATGCTAAATTATAATAGGAAATCGGGTCTAAATTTAATAATTCTGCAATTTTTTTATCAATTTTTAAGACCTTTTTATAATCTCTCTGGTAAATGTATATATGGGACAATTGAAAAAGAACTTCCAAAAAATCAGGATTTATCTTTATTAATTTTTCATAAAATTTCTTTTTCTCAAAAATTTTTTCTTTCATTTTTTTCATTTTATTAAGGTATACAAAATACAGGTAAATAAAAAAAGAATAAGAAATATAAAAAATGTAATTTTATATTTTTTTCCAACAGGTAGTTTTTTAGTAAACATATATCCAACCAGTGCATAAACTGAAAACCCAAGAAAAAATCCTATCAAAATACCGAATAATTTTATCATTTTTCCAGTATATCTTTAAGCAATGAAATCCCAACCACTTTTGACTTCAAAACTTTGATATTTTTTCTATTTGGAACTACACCATCTCTTTTTACCATCATTAAGTACTCCTGTTTACTCAAAGATGTTTCTGAAATATCAAAAGCATCAGCATCTTCTAAATAAAAATAATCATTATCTTCATCTATCAATGTACCTATATATATCCATGTGGTTGAAGTATCTATTACTATTTTTTTATTTCTATAATCTTTCATCTTTCAAGAATTATAGTACAGGGTCCATCATTGTGTATCTCAACAGTCATTTTTTTTCCAAATTCTCCTTCAACAATTTTTACATTTGACTTTTTTATTTTTTCAATAAACTTATTATAAAGTTTTTCAGCAATTTCTCCTTTCTCTGCCATTGTAAAATCTGGTCTATTACCTCCTGTACAATCCCCATATAAAGTAAACTGTGAAACAATCATTAAATCTCCGCATATATCAGAAACAGAATAGTTCATCTTTCCATTTTCATCTTCAAAAATTCTTAAAGATAAAATTTTTTTGATAACATAATCAATTTTATCCTCTGTATCCCCTT
It encodes the following:
- the dtd gene encoding D-aminoacyl-tRNA deacylase, which encodes MRLVIQRVSKAKLFVEEKEKGEIEKGLVILLGIGKGDTEDKIDYVIKKILSLRIFEDENGKMNYSVSDICGDLMIVSQFTLYGDCTGGNRPDFTMAEKGEIAEKLYNKFIEKIKKSNVKIVEGEFGKKMTVEIHNDGPCTIILER